From the genome of Muricauda sp. SCSIO 64092, one region includes:
- a CDS encoding NAD(P)H-dependent oxidoreductase, with translation MDDTLTIRKWRYATKKFDANKKVSNEDLETLLEATRLSASSYGLQPYHMYVISNQETKEKLRPISWGQSQISDASHIIVFANSTDFDENLVDDYLENVSRTRNIPQEGLKGYGDFMKSKLLDLPLDSKGSWTTKQVYLAFGNAMQAAAELKIDTCPMEGFEPEKYNEVLGLNEKNQNAAVVLAIGYRSEEDETQHYAKVRKSREELFTYI, from the coding sequence ATGGACGATACCCTAACAATTAGAAAATGGCGTTATGCCACAAAAAAATTTGATGCGAACAAAAAAGTATCAAATGAAGATTTGGAAACACTGTTGGAAGCAACCAGGCTAAGTGCTTCTTCCTATGGATTACAACCTTATCATATGTATGTAATCTCCAATCAGGAAACAAAAGAGAAGCTTAGGCCCATAAGTTGGGGACAATCACAGATTTCCGATGCATCCCACATCATTGTTTTTGCGAATTCAACGGATTTTGATGAGAATTTGGTAGATGATTACCTGGAAAATGTATCAAGGACCAGAAATATCCCACAAGAAGGACTAAAAGGATATGGTGATTTCATGAAATCCAAATTATTGGATTTACCCTTGGACAGTAAAGGAAGCTGGACAACGAAACAGGTATATCTGGCATTTGGAAATGCCATGCAGGCCGCCGCCGAATTGAAAATTGATACCTGTCCCATGGAAGGTTTTGAACCGGAGAAATACAATGAAGTTTTGGGACTGAACGAAAAAAATCAGAATGCTGCCGTTGTTTTGGCCATTGGGTACCGTTCCGAGGAAGACGAGACCCAGCACTATGCAAAAGTCAGAAAATCAAGAGAGGAATTATTCACTTATATATAA
- a CDS encoding YceI family protein: MKKNILTLALTLVFGTALANPVDGEKKEVKTESSTVTWKAYKVTGSHTGTIDLKSGALMFDEGKLTGGEFTVDMTTINTTDLTGDYKQKLDGHLHSDDFFSTASNPTSSLKFTKVEASGKNSYKVTGDLTIKGITKPVTFDVSVYGSKATATMKIDRAQYNVKYGSGSFFDNLGDKTIYDEFDLVVDLEF, encoded by the coding sequence ATGAAAAAGAACATTTTAACCCTAGCGTTGACCTTGGTATTTGGAACAGCCCTCGCCAATCCAGTTGATGGTGAGAAAAAAGAGGTAAAGACCGAATCAAGTACCGTTACCTGGAAAGCCTATAAAGTTACCGGCTCGCACACAGGTACCATCGACCTTAAATCCGGTGCCCTAATGTTCGATGAGGGCAAACTTACAGGTGGTGAATTTACTGTTGATATGACCACCATCAACACTACCGACCTAACAGGGGATTATAAGCAAAAACTGGATGGACACTTACATTCGGATGACTTTTTCTCCACGGCTTCCAACCCAACCTCATCCCTAAAATTTACAAAGGTGGAAGCATCCGGTAAAAATTCATATAAGGTAACAGGTGACCTCACTATAAAAGGAATCACCAAACCAGTGACTTTTGATGTTTCGGTGTATGGCAGCAAAGCGACCGCTACCATGAAAATTGATCGGGCACAGTACAATGTAAAGTATGGTTCCGGAAGTTTTTTCGACAACTTAGGTGACAAGACCATTTATGATGAGTTTGACCTGGTTGTCGATTTGGAGTTCTAG
- a CDS encoding anthranilate synthase component I family protein has translation MKFELKTYYKQILADTITPVSVYLKIRDKYPNSILLESSDYHANDNSFSYICCNPIAYIKIEGNSIIQQFPDGTVEEMEITDSTDVTAIIHGFSQQFSVENHNFKFITNGLFGYMAYDAVRYFESVEISEKSNSVKIPDIFYAVYQNIIAINHFKNEAYLFAHCFNAENNVDDLEQLLKVRSFATYNFSKQGEARSNLKDEEYREHVELAKKHCKRGDVFQLVLSRRFSQDFKGDEFNVYRALRSINPSPYLFYFDYGDFKIFGSSPEAQLIVKDGKAEIHPIAGTYKRTGNDEKDAELAKKLAGDEKENSEHVMLVDLARNDLSRNGNLVNVETYREVQYFSHVIHLVSKVTGHKKPDIPTLKIVADTFPAGTLSGAPKHMAMQLIERYEKTNRAYYGGAIGFMDFNGNFNHAIMIRTFLSKNHQLHYQAGAGLVAASNPENELQETYNKLGALNRALEIAETI, from the coding sequence ATGAAATTTGAACTAAAAACCTATTACAAACAGATACTTGCAGATACCATTACCCCGGTTAGTGTGTATCTAAAAATACGGGATAAATATCCCAATAGTATTTTACTGGAAAGTAGTGATTACCATGCCAACGACAACAGCTTCTCCTATATTTGCTGCAATCCCATTGCGTACATTAAAATTGAGGGCAATTCCATTATCCAACAATTTCCGGATGGGACAGTGGAGGAAATGGAGATTACGGATTCTACGGACGTGACCGCCATAATCCATGGTTTTTCGCAGCAATTTTCCGTGGAAAACCACAATTTCAAATTTATAACCAACGGCCTTTTTGGGTATATGGCCTATGATGCCGTCCGTTACTTTGAATCTGTAGAAATCTCCGAAAAATCCAATTCCGTCAAAATACCGGATATCTTCTACGCGGTGTATCAAAATATTATTGCAATAAACCATTTTAAAAATGAGGCTTACCTATTTGCCCATTGTTTTAATGCTGAAAATAATGTTGACGATCTGGAACAATTGCTTAAGGTAAGAAGCTTTGCAACCTATAATTTTTCAAAACAAGGTGAAGCCAGATCCAATCTTAAAGACGAAGAATATCGGGAACACGTGGAACTGGCCAAAAAACATTGCAAGCGCGGTGATGTATTTCAGTTGGTATTGTCAAGACGGTTTTCCCAAGATTTTAAGGGGGATGAGTTCAATGTATATCGCGCATTGCGCTCCATAAATCCGTCCCCCTATCTTTTCTATTTTGATTATGGGGATTTTAAAATATTTGGTAGTTCCCCTGAGGCGCAACTGATCGTAAAGGACGGAAAAGCCGAAATACATCCCATTGCCGGAACTTACAAAAGAACGGGCAATGATGAAAAAGATGCTGAACTCGCCAAAAAACTGGCCGGTGACGAAAAAGAGAACAGCGAACACGTGATGCTGGTGGATCTGGCCCGAAACGATTTGAGCAGAAATGGTAATCTAGTGAATGTGGAGACCTATAGGGAAGTCCAGTATTTCTCACATGTCATCCATTTGGTCTCCAAAGTCACGGGACATAAGAAACCGGACATCCCAACTTTAAAAATTGTTGCGGACACCTTTCCCGCCGGCACGTTGAGCGGAGCTCCAAAACATATGGCCATGCAACTCATTGAAAGATATGAAAAGACCAATAGGGCTTACTATGGTGGCGCCATTGGATTTATGGATTTCAACGGAAATTTCAACCATGCCATTATGATTCGGACTTTTTTGAGTAAGAACCATCAACTCCATTATCAGGCAGGTGCAGGTTTGGTTGCCGCATCCAACCCGGAAAACGAATTGCAGGAGACCTATAATAAATTGGGTGCCTTGAACAGGGCATTGGAAATTGCAGAAACTATCTAA
- a CDS encoding anthranilate synthase component II → MGRQILMIDNYDSFTYNLVHYLEDLGCEVVVKRNDELTLDDVDRFQEIVLSPGPGIPDEAGLLKPIIEKYAPSKRIFGVCLGQQAIGEVFGGTLINLDEVYHGVATTITIIEDDYIFQEMSKTMEVGRYHSWVVDSKLPKELTATSVDEKGQIMSLKHNTYDVRAVQFHPESVLTPQGKQMLKNWLNNN, encoded by the coding sequence ATGGGACGACAGATTTTAATGATAGACAATTACGATAGCTTCACCTATAATTTGGTACACTATCTGGAGGACCTGGGTTGCGAAGTGGTGGTAAAACGAAATGACGAACTTACATTGGACGATGTGGATAGGTTCCAGGAAATTGTCCTTTCACCCGGTCCAGGAATACCTGATGAAGCCGGCCTTTTAAAACCCATAATCGAGAAATATGCCCCAAGCAAACGAATTTTTGGTGTTTGTTTGGGACAACAGGCCATTGGGGAAGTTTTTGGGGGCACCCTTATTAATTTGGATGAAGTGTACCATGGGGTGGCAACTACCATAACGATTATAGAGGACGATTACATATTTCAAGAAATGTCAAAAACCATGGAGGTGGGGAGGTACCATTCCTGGGTCGTGGACAGCAAGCTCCCAAAGGAACTTACGGCCACTTCGGTGGACGAAAAAGGACAGATTATGTCCCTAAAACACAATACCTATGATGTAAGGGCAGTACAATTTCATCCGGAATCCGTACTTACACCACAAGGAAAACAAATGCTTAAAAATTGGTTGAATAATAATTGA
- the trpD gene encoding anthranilate phosphoribosyltransferase translates to MKETLNRLINHEILAKEDAKQILVNIAKGQYNTSQIAAFLTVYMMRSITIEELEGFRDALLELCLAVDLSDYNPIDLCGTGGDGKDTFNISTLASFVTAGAGIKVTKHGNYGVSSKCGSSNVMEFLGIKFSNEADFLKKSIDEAGICVLHAPLFHPAMKNVAPIRRELAVKTFFNMLGPMVNPAFPKNQMVGVFNLELARMYGYLYQNTDKNFTVLHALDGYDEISLTGATKTISNGSEGILQPRDFGLESVNANAIAGGEDVAESAQIFMNILQGKGVEAQNNVVCANAGIAIATVEGLAPKEGFEKAKESLLNGKALKALRKLQELSN, encoded by the coding sequence ATGAAAGAAACACTGAACAGACTTATCAATCACGAAATCCTGGCAAAGGAAGATGCCAAGCAAATCCTGGTAAATATTGCCAAGGGGCAATACAATACCAGTCAAATTGCCGCTTTTCTGACCGTTTACATGATGCGAAGCATTACCATTGAGGAGTTGGAAGGTTTTCGGGATGCACTTTTGGAACTCTGCCTGGCAGTGGATTTGAGCGATTATAACCCCATTGATCTCTGTGGAACGGGAGGTGATGGCAAAGACACGTTCAACATTTCCACTTTGGCCTCTTTTGTAACTGCCGGAGCCGGGATAAAAGTCACCAAACATGGAAATTATGGGGTTTCCTCCAAATGTGGAAGTAGCAATGTCATGGAATTTTTGGGCATCAAATTCAGTAACGAGGCCGATTTTCTCAAAAAATCCATAGATGAAGCCGGTATCTGTGTATTGCATGCGCCCCTTTTTCATCCTGCCATGAAAAATGTGGCCCCCATACGAAGGGAATTGGCCGTAAAAACCTTTTTCAATATGTTGGGGCCAATGGTGAATCCGGCTTTTCCAAAGAACCAAATGGTGGGTGTATTTAACTTGGAACTGGCCCGAATGTATGGATACCTCTATCAGAATACGGATAAAAACTTTACCGTACTCCATGCTTTGGACGGCTATGATGAGATTAGTTTAACGGGAGCGACCAAAACCATATCCAATGGTTCGGAAGGTATTTTGCAGCCCCGGGATTTTGGTTTGGAAAGCGTAAATGCAAATGCGATTGCTGGCGGTGAGGACGTTGCCGAATCCGCGCAGATTTTTATGAACATTTTACAGGGCAAGGGAGTAGAAGCACAGAATAATGTGGTCTGCGCCAATGCTGGGATAGCCATAGCCACAGTGGAGGGCCTTGCGCCAAAAGAAGGATTTGAAAAAGCGAAAGAATCCTTGCTAAATGGCAAAGCGTTAAAAGCATTAAGGAAATTACAGGAGTTGAGTAATTAG
- the trpC gene encoding indole-3-glycerol phosphate synthase TrpC, with protein MNILEKIVADKRKEVALKQSLIPTLQLEKSVLFERKCPSLASTLRNSNTGIIAEHKRRSPSKRTINQNTNVAQVAKGYQNAGVCGMSVLTDIKYFGGSLEDLLLARASVDMPLLRKEFMIDEYQVLEAKANGADVILLIAAVLSKKELKVLSELAKSLGMNVLLEVHNQQELNKSLLPSVDMLGVNNRNLKTFEVSLETSKSLAKEIPEDFVKVSESGISSVSAIKELKEFGYQGFLIGENFMKTENPGESAAEFIQKLGR; from the coding sequence ATGAACATTCTGGAAAAAATAGTGGCCGATAAACGAAAGGAAGTTGCCCTCAAACAGTCTTTGATTCCAACTTTGCAGCTGGAAAAGTCGGTTTTATTTGAGCGGAAATGCCCGTCCCTGGCTTCTACTTTAAGGAACAGTAACACAGGAATCATTGCAGAACATAAACGACGTTCCCCTTCTAAACGAACCATAAATCAAAATACCAACGTAGCCCAGGTGGCAAAGGGGTATCAAAACGCCGGCGTATGTGGAATGAGTGTACTTACGGATATTAAATACTTTGGAGGTTCGTTGGAAGATCTGCTCTTGGCACGGGCATCTGTGGACATGCCCTTATTGAGAAAGGAATTTATGATAGACGAATATCAGGTATTGGAGGCTAAAGCAAATGGGGCGGATGTGATTTTACTCATAGCCGCAGTACTGTCCAAAAAGGAACTAAAAGTACTTTCCGAGCTGGCTAAAAGTTTGGGAATGAACGTACTTTTGGAGGTCCACAACCAGCAGGAATTGAACAAGTCCTTACTGCCCAGTGTGGATATGTTGGGCGTTAACAACCGTAATTTAAAGACCTTTGAAGTGAGTTTGGAAACCAGCAAGTCATTGGCCAAAGAAATCCCGGAGGATTTCGTAAAAGTATCCGAGAGCGGCATAAGTTCAGTTAGTGCCATTAAAGAACTTAAGGAATTTGGCTATCAAGGTTTTTTGATCGGTGAGAATTTTATGAAAACAGAGAACCCGGGAGAAAGCGCAGCAGAATTTATTCAAAAATTAGGGAGATGA
- a CDS encoding phosphoribosylanthranilate isomerase, with product MKLKICGQKHNIADVAGLQPDYLGFIFWEPSSRYFDHEPSPLPPEIKSVGVFVDASIENVLEKVSAYHLDAVQLHGNETPEYCANLKNRHSELVSESQTKEFDIIKVFSIKETFDFSILEAYENSCDYFLFDTKGKLPGGNGYAFDWEVLQQYPSTKPYFLSGGIGLENVNELRKFLDTDTSKYCYAIDVNSKFETEPGFKDIKKLKEFKKVLENELSR from the coding sequence ATGAAACTTAAAATATGTGGTCAAAAACATAATATTGCCGATGTGGCCGGTTTGCAACCGGATTACCTCGGTTTTATCTTTTGGGAACCCTCGTCCCGTTACTTTGATCATGAACCATCCCCACTACCCCCAGAAATAAAGAGCGTTGGGGTTTTTGTGGACGCCTCCATTGAAAACGTTTTGGAAAAGGTTTCAGCATATCATTTGGATGCCGTTCAGTTACATGGAAATGAAACCCCGGAATATTGCGCAAATCTAAAAAATCGTCATTCGGAACTTGTTTCGGAATCCCAAACCAAAGAATTTGACATCATAAAGGTATTTTCAATCAAGGAAACATTCGATTTTTCCATCTTAGAAGCTTATGAGAATTCCTGTGACTACTTTCTCTTTGATACCAAGGGAAAGCTGCCCGGAGGAAATGGCTACGCTTTTGATTGGGAAGTCCTGCAACAATACCCTTCAACCAAACCCTACTTTTTAAGTGGGGGCATTGGATTGGAGAATGTAAATGAATTACGGAAATTCTTGGATACCGATACCTCAAAATACTGTTATGCCATTGATGTGAACAGCAAATTTGAAACGGAACCCGGATTTAAGGATATCAAAAAACTAAAAGAATTTAAAAAAGTGCTGGAAAATGAGTTATCACGCTAA
- the trpB gene encoding tryptophan synthase subunit beta, with protein MSYHANEKGYYGEFGGAFIPEMLYPNCEELRQNYIRIMSEPSFQEEFHQLLKDYVGRPTPLYFAERLSEKYQTKIYLKREDLCHTGAHKVNNTIGQILMAKKLGKNRIIAETGAGQHGVATATVCALMGIECVVYMGEIDIERQAPNVARMKMLGAEVRAAKSGSRTLKDATNEAIRDWINNPVNTHYIIGSVVGPHPYPDMVARFQSVISEEIKWQLREKEGRENPNYVVACVGGGSNAAGAYYHYLDTPEVGIIAVEAAGKGVNSGESAATSALGKVGIIHGSKTLLMQTEDGQITEPYSISAGLDYPGVGPMHAHLYKSGRGEFISITDDEAMTAGLEMAQLEGIIPAIETSHAFAIFDYKEFKKDDVIVINLSGRGDKDLQTYIDYFKL; from the coding sequence ATGAGTTATCACGCTAACGAAAAAGGTTATTACGGAGAATTTGGAGGGGCATTCATTCCAGAGATGTTATACCCCAATTGTGAGGAACTTCGCCAAAATTACATCCGGATCATGTCGGAACCTTCCTTCCAGGAGGAGTTTCATCAACTGTTAAAAGACTATGTAGGCAGACCCACTCCCTTGTATTTTGCAGAGCGTTTATCGGAAAAGTATCAAACCAAAATATATCTAAAACGGGAAGACCTTTGCCACACAGGGGCGCACAAGGTCAATAACACCATAGGGCAAATTTTGATGGCCAAAAAATTGGGCAAAAACCGAATCATAGCGGAAACCGGTGCAGGTCAACATGGGGTTGCCACAGCAACGGTTTGTGCTTTAATGGGTATTGAGTGCGTCGTGTACATGGGTGAAATTGATATTGAAAGACAAGCACCCAATGTAGCCCGCATGAAGATGTTGGGTGCAGAGGTCCGTGCGGCCAAATCTGGCAGTAGAACGTTAAAGGACGCTACCAATGAAGCCATACGTGATTGGATCAACAACCCTGTAAATACCCATTACATTATAGGCTCGGTTGTAGGACCACATCCTTATCCGGATATGGTAGCGCGTTTTCAATCCGTAATTTCTGAAGAAATCAAATGGCAGTTACGGGAAAAGGAAGGGAGGGAAAATCCCAATTATGTGGTGGCCTGTGTGGGAGGTGGTAGCAATGCCGCTGGTGCCTATTATCATTATTTGGACACCCCGGAGGTCGGTATCATTGCAGTTGAGGCAGCTGGAAAAGGAGTTAATTCCGGGGAGAGTGCTGCAACATCGGCCTTGGGAAAAGTAGGTATCATCCATGGTAGCAAAACCCTGTTGATGCAAACCGAAGATGGTCAAATTACCGAACCGTATTCCATTTCCGCGGGACTGGACTACCCTGGAGTAGGACCCATGCACGCACATTTGTATAAAAGTGGTCGTGGGGAATTCATTTCAATCACTGATGATGAGGCTATGACCGCCGGCCTGGAAATGGCACAATTGGAAGGCATTATTCCCGCCATAGAAACCAGCCATGCCTTCGCTATTTTCGATTATAAAGAATTCAAGAAGGATGATGTTATCGTAATCAATCTTTCCGGGAGGGGAGATAAGGATCTTCAAACGTACATTGACTACTTTAAATTGTAA
- a CDS encoding GIY-YIG nuclease family protein, with protein MIKNVHQYYIYILTNHKNGTLYIGMSNDLERRVFEHKNKLIEGFTKKYGLNRLVYFEVYQYVNDAILREKRIKKWKRQWKIELIEEENPEWDDLAQDWCD; from the coding sequence ATGATAAAAAATGTCCATCAATATTATATCTATATCCTTACCAATCATAAAAACGGTACACTTTACATTGGAATGTCAAATGATTTGGAAAGAAGAGTCTTCGAACACAAAAACAAGTTAATTGAAGGATTTACAAAAAAATATGGATTGAATCGGTTAGTATATTTTGAGGTTTATCAATATGTAAATGATGCCATCTTGAGGGAGAAACGGATTAAAAAGTGGAAAAGACAGTGGAAAATTGAGTTAATTGAAGAAGAAAATCCTGAATGGGATGATTTAGCACAAGATTGGTGTGACTAA
- the trpA gene encoding tryptophan synthase subunit alpha, which yields MNRIKAKLQENKKLLSIYFTAGYPKLDDTLPIIQELERAGVDMIEIGLPFSDPLADGPTIQKSSTAALGNGMHTELLFEQLKDIRKSVSIPLIVMGYFNPMLQYGVEAFCRRCFEIGIDGIIMPDLPLDVYKEAYEAIYKKYNLINVFLITPQTSEDRIRAIDNASDGFIYMVSSASTTGAKDGFGEEQREYFQRIAKLNLNNPQIVGFGISNANTFEAATAKAKGAIIGSAFIKHLTENGIEKIGDFIKTIR from the coding sequence ATGAACAGAATAAAAGCCAAGCTCCAGGAGAACAAAAAACTCCTCTCCATTTACTTCACCGCGGGATATCCAAAATTGGATGATACCCTTCCAATAATTCAGGAATTGGAGAGGGCCGGAGTGGATATGATAGAAATAGGCCTTCCTTTTAGCGATCCGTTGGCAGATGGGCCTACCATTCAGAAAAGTTCCACAGCTGCACTGGGAAATGGTATGCACACCGAACTGCTATTTGAACAATTAAAGGACATACGGAAATCCGTTTCCATTCCCTTGATCGTTATGGGCTATTTTAATCCAATGCTACAGTACGGGGTCGAGGCTTTTTGTCGAAGATGCTTTGAAATTGGGATCGATGGTATTATTATGCCCGATCTTCCCCTGGATGTCTATAAAGAAGCCTACGAAGCCATTTACAAAAAATACAATCTTATCAACGTCTTTTTGATTACCCCACAGACCAGCGAAGACCGCATTCGTGCAATCGACAATGCCTCGGACGGTTTTATTTATATGGTCAGTTCGGCAAGCACCACCGGTGCCAAGGATGGCTTTGGTGAGGAACAGCGGGAATACTTCCAACGGATTGCCAAACTTAATCTCAACAATCCCCAGATAGTGGGGTTTGGCATTAGTAATGCGAATACCTTTGAGGCGGCCACGGCGAAAGCCAAAGGGGCCATTATTGGGTCTGCATTTATTAAGCATTTAACCGAAAATGGGATTGAAAAGATTGGGGATTTCATCAAAACAATCCGATAA
- a CDS encoding RagB/SusD family nutrient uptake outer membrane protein has translation MTFYWPIPADEINLNPNVVQNPGY, from the coding sequence TTGACGTTTTACTGGCCAATACCGGCCGATGAGATTAACTTAAACCCAAATGTTGTCCAAAACCCGGGCTATTAA
- a CDS encoding carboxypeptidase-like regulatory domain-containing protein produces MMNRFDVLRSRCAKSNPILFFVLIVSIMVSGCGSDNEAQDSITGTLIVVVSTSDGTPEPNASVTLIPGNSTLVTDDQGTVRFNDLELGTYQVTVELSMDSNSFVEGLIYEFSVTLSEENDTETLEVEVIDPVQTIQETDPDIDVLLANTGR; encoded by the coding sequence ATGATGAATCGATTTGATGTATTACGGTCAAGATGTGCAAAAAGCAACCCCATACTATTTTTTGTGCTAATTGTTTCGATAATGGTTTCTGGTTGTGGCTCCGATAATGAAGCTCAAGATAGCATTACGGGAACGTTAATAGTTGTGGTAAGCACATCCGATGGAACTCCGGAACCAAATGCAAGTGTAACCCTTATCCCTGGAAATAGCACGCTCGTTACCGATGATCAAGGGACAGTTAGGTTCAATGATTTGGAACTGGGTACTTATCAAGTTACCGTTGAATTGTCCATGGATTCCAATTCTTTCGTGGAAGGTTTGATTTACGAATTCAGTGTAACCCTTTCTGAGGAAAATGATACGGAAACATTGGAGGTCGAGGTTATAGATCCTGTTCAAACCATCCAAGAAACCGACCCGGATATTGACGTTTTACTGGCCAATACCGGCCGATGA
- a CDS encoding sensor histidine kinase gives MLVAINRSSIIFHVLIILVLAGLATNFFTEYQLGGFNRYAVKHLVVFSIILISSVIWKLKGMTTSLLFIIMVYINILSSTIYLPFRVADVNLNFEAYFSRVEMIVFVMGLLLAVFEKPWHQFVVIGYNTIFIIACAMLYPDLSIGKYILAFIMISSVAAVSFFVFSKVIRLQNELQGQHQLVSLQNEELLELTSFRKDIMKIIAHDLRTPIHQISMLTTIIRNSNSKTDRNSYLDLLQQSVDKTYGMLDNLLNWSMQNDETLKSYMDINLHELIEEIRSQYSQNLNEKELSLVNAVDTDFNLFYSKEVFQTAIRNLITNAIKFSPQNQRILVDNMEDENHFSLRVHNSAEAVDEEKLSKINTGQMVTSSLGTKKEKGSGKGLFICKRMLKNNNARLKLSKSKTGVLAEIQIFKSIPINHGLSVVQ, from the coding sequence GTGCTTGTTGCAATTAATCGCTCGAGCATAATTTTTCATGTACTCATTATTTTGGTGTTGGCCGGATTGGCCACCAATTTCTTCACGGAATACCAACTGGGGGGATTTAACAGATATGCAGTAAAGCATTTAGTGGTGTTTTCAATTATTCTGATTTCGTCCGTCATATGGAAATTAAAGGGGATGACCACCAGTTTGCTGTTCATTATTATGGTCTATATCAATATCCTCTCGTCCACGATATATTTACCTTTTCGGGTTGCGGACGTAAATCTGAACTTTGAGGCCTATTTTTCGAGGGTGGAGATGATTGTTTTTGTGATGGGCCTTTTATTGGCGGTTTTTGAAAAACCATGGCACCAATTTGTGGTTATTGGTTATAATACCATATTCATCATAGCCTGTGCCATGTTATATCCTGATCTGTCCATTGGGAAATACATCCTTGCGTTCATTATGATTTCATCCGTTGCCGCGGTCAGCTTCTTTGTCTTCAGCAAGGTCATACGGTTGCAGAACGAGCTGCAGGGACAGCATCAATTGGTCAGTCTTCAAAATGAGGAATTATTGGAGCTTACCTCATTCCGGAAGGACATTATGAAAATAATTGCCCATGACCTTAGGACACCGATACATCAAATTTCGATGCTGACCACCATTATTAGAAATTCAAATTCAAAAACCGATAGGAACAGTTATTTGGACTTATTGCAACAATCCGTAGACAAGACCTACGGCATGTTGGACAATTTATTGAACTGGTCCATGCAAAATGACGAAACCTTAAAGTCCTATATGGATATTAACCTCCATGAGCTGATCGAAGAGATACGCAGTCAGTATTCACAAAACCTGAATGAAAAGGAATTAAGTCTGGTCAATGCTGTGGATACCGATTTCAATCTGTTTTATTCCAAGGAGGTCTTTCAAACGGCAATCCGAAATTTGATTACCAATGCCATTAAGTTCTCACCACAAAACCAACGGATTCTGGTCGATAATATGGAGGATGAGAACCATTTTAGCTTAAGGGTTCATAATAGTGCCGAAGCAGTAGATGAAGAAAAGCTTTCCAAAATCAATACTGGCCAAATGGTGACCAGTTCCCTTGGTACTAAAAAGGAGAAGGGATCTGGAAAAGGGCTTTTTATCTGTAAGCGGATGCTCAAGAACAATAATGCCCGTCTAAAATTGTCCAAAAGTAAGACAGGCGTATTGGCGGAAATTCAAATTTTTAAGTCCATACCTATAAATCACGGTTTAAGTGTTGTTCAGTAA